One window from the genome of Natrialba magadii ATCC 43099 encodes:
- a CDS encoding HhH-GPD family protein encodes MTDTEAAQSSSLPDDCESVRDALIAWYEDDHRDFPWRRTDDPYEILVSEVMSQQTQLGRVVEAWEEFLERWPSTADLEAADRADVVGFWTGHSLGYNNRAKYLHEAAAQVETEYGGTFPETPDELQELMGVGPYTANAVASFAFNNGDAVVDTNVKRVLYRAFDVPDDDAAFEEVATDLMPDGRSRVWNNAIMELGGVACEQTPSCDEAGCPWREWCSAYASGDFTAPDVPTQPSFEGSRRQFRGRIISTLKEYDELELDTLGHRIRVDYTPDGEFGREWLRGLLSDLADDELVEFDGDGADTVARLRR; translated from the coding sequence ATGACCGATACGGAGGCGGCACAGTCGTCGAGCCTCCCCGATGACTGTGAGTCCGTCCGCGACGCGCTGATCGCGTGGTACGAAGACGACCATCGTGATTTCCCCTGGCGGCGGACCGACGACCCCTACGAAATCCTCGTCAGTGAGGTGATGAGCCAGCAGACCCAGCTCGGTCGCGTCGTCGAGGCCTGGGAGGAGTTCCTCGAGCGCTGGCCGTCGACGGCCGATCTCGAGGCCGCCGACCGGGCCGACGTCGTTGGCTTCTGGACGGGTCACAGCCTCGGGTACAACAACCGTGCGAAGTACCTCCACGAGGCCGCGGCGCAGGTCGAAACGGAGTACGGCGGAACGTTTCCCGAGACGCCCGACGAACTACAGGAGCTGATGGGCGTCGGCCCCTACACGGCAAACGCCGTCGCCAGTTTCGCGTTCAACAACGGCGACGCCGTCGTCGATACGAACGTCAAGCGCGTCCTCTATCGCGCGTTCGATGTCCCGGACGACGACGCGGCGTTCGAGGAGGTGGCGACCGACCTCATGCCCGATGGTCGTTCCCGGGTCTGGAACAACGCGATCATGGAACTCGGTGGTGTCGCCTGCGAGCAGACGCCCTCGTGTGACGAGGCTGGCTGTCCGTGGCGCGAGTGGTGTTCGGCCTACGCCAGCGGCGACTTTACCGCACCTGACGTCCCGACGCAGCCCAGTTTCGAGGGGAGTCGTCGCCAGTTCCGTGGACGAATCATCTCGACACTCAAGGAATACGACGAACTCGAACTCGATACACTCGGTCACCGGATCCGCGTCGACTACACGCCTGACGGTGAGTTCGGTCGCGAGTGGCTCCGCGGACTCCTTTCGGACCTCGCAGACGACGAGTTAGTCGAGTTCGACGGCGACGGCGCAGACACTGTTGCACGACTTCGCCGCTAA
- a CDS encoding type IV pilin N-terminal domain-containing protein codes for MRRRELLAGSGTVAAIALSGYTGAATDSAPGSQVSLPSDIESVFELVPAESTIETSVRHIVYSRVDGQESEPGYPGVHGAVDEFDEIDADEVAETALVIGDEMQLAAITGSFEQPEIGDNETEGWAVGEVNGDPLAAADGKLVIALGDDSDDTIDAAIATANGDEASVLSDSDVIKTMVEHLDSMSYVTIVPDASEVSPPGLDTEVVDAVGIGLESPHGIRSDDSTLENGYVFHLSSSAADVDDEWVHEQLRQLEEGEVLEASIDRSDAFIHVDAVVEQPPERDRDAAPDATVRVRSNADEGVATFEHTDGESIDADMLEVWQNGDLADDQLADEYTRFAEGDTFELETGPIADVGLRWFDEDEDVYYYYGTTTVGRESFETTHDYDADTVEITYTGEREADPELLELVHRTDDGASTDRSAVEGLRSLTAGETITVEDVTLGDRVSLDLAVPANPNRGQRSLASYRIRPPRMFLSSHGETVTARYRDDQDRDADEFRVLADDEPAATQFTDVTETLSDGDAIELGEVDHGTHIVVEWLEPDEPAVVAERVVRPNARVDLTYDDGDGTVTIDHVEGVAIDADELKLRAGDDPMAVQPADEYDTFEPGDSVTVESEPFVQVELVWEGPEETEYSIGRTTAGRDLLDAEYDHDAREVELVYTGSQPADPSFLSVTHRQDGPTDADANRFEQAYETLTDGDSIVLEDVAIEDRITVMVVQEGENHSSRRSLFHFTPEPNRSFHFDDREDGLVAVYREQTDRDADSFELLVDGEPAETQPADRHETLTVGDELELGSFDAGTELTVQWVVPDEPRSVRSHVVVPTVEFDIEYDADTDEVTVEHGGGDAIDADDLGVIVEPTRLDPVGWDEYETVSEGDTTTIDAIDESSSHSDRDPTVVAVMYRENTHLTSERIET; via the coding sequence ATGCGAAGACGTGAACTACTTGCCGGAAGCGGTACCGTCGCAGCCATCGCCCTCTCCGGGTACACCGGTGCAGCGACGGACAGCGCTCCCGGCAGTCAGGTGTCTCTCCCGTCTGACATCGAGTCCGTTTTTGAACTGGTTCCCGCAGAATCGACCATCGAGACGTCCGTTCGACACATCGTCTACTCGCGTGTTGACGGCCAGGAATCAGAGCCTGGCTACCCTGGCGTCCACGGTGCCGTCGACGAGTTCGACGAAATCGACGCCGACGAGGTCGCTGAAACCGCTCTGGTCATCGGCGACGAAATGCAACTGGCCGCGATCACTGGCTCGTTCGAGCAGCCCGAGATCGGTGACAACGAAACTGAGGGCTGGGCCGTCGGCGAGGTCAATGGCGACCCGCTCGCAGCCGCCGATGGAAAACTGGTCATCGCACTCGGTGACGACAGCGACGACACCATCGACGCAGCCATCGCGACAGCAAACGGAGACGAGGCGTCCGTTCTCTCTGATTCCGACGTCATCAAGACGATGGTCGAACACCTCGATTCGATGTCGTACGTTACCATCGTCCCGGACGCGTCTGAAGTTTCACCTCCCGGACTCGACACCGAGGTGGTCGACGCGGTCGGCATCGGTCTCGAATCTCCACACGGCATTCGCAGCGACGATTCCACGCTCGAAAATGGCTACGTGTTTCACCTGTCCTCAAGTGCGGCCGATGTCGACGACGAGTGGGTCCACGAACAACTCCGGCAACTCGAAGAGGGCGAGGTCCTCGAGGCGTCGATCGACCGTTCGGACGCCTTCATCCACGTCGACGCGGTCGTCGAACAACCACCAGAGCGGGACCGTGACGCCGCACCTGACGCAACCGTTCGTGTCCGTTCGAACGCCGACGAGGGTGTCGCGACGTTCGAACACACTGACGGTGAATCGATCGATGCCGACATGCTCGAGGTGTGGCAGAACGGCGACCTCGCCGACGACCAGCTCGCCGACGAGTACACGAGATTTGCGGAGGGAGATACCTTCGAACTCGAGACGGGACCGATCGCCGACGTCGGACTGCGCTGGTTCGACGAGGACGAAGACGTCTATTACTACTACGGAACGACCACGGTCGGCAGGGAGTCGTTCGAGACGACCCACGACTACGATGCTGACACGGTCGAGATTACCTACACTGGTGAGCGTGAGGCCGATCCCGAACTCCTCGAACTGGTTCACCGGACGGACGATGGTGCGAGCACCGATCGATCGGCGGTCGAGGGCCTGCGCTCGTTGACGGCGGGCGAGACGATCACGGTCGAAGACGTCACGCTGGGCGATCGGGTCTCGCTCGACCTGGCGGTGCCAGCCAATCCGAACAGGGGACAACGGTCGCTTGCCTCCTATCGGATCCGGCCACCCCGGATGTTCCTCTCCAGTCACGGCGAAACTGTCACCGCAAGATACCGGGACGACCAGGACCGCGACGCCGATGAATTCCGCGTGCTGGCCGACGACGAACCGGCAGCGACCCAGTTCACCGACGTGACCGAGACGCTGTCGGATGGCGATGCCATCGAACTCGGCGAGGTAGACCACGGCACGCACATCGTCGTCGAGTGGCTCGAACCCGACGAGCCCGCGGTTGTCGCAGAACGGGTCGTCCGACCGAACGCTCGCGTGGACCTCACGTACGACGACGGCGATGGAACCGTCACGATCGACCACGTCGAAGGCGTTGCGATCGACGCTGACGAACTCAAGTTACGGGCAGGTGACGATCCGATGGCCGTACAGCCAGCCGATGAGTACGACACGTTCGAGCCCGGCGACAGCGTCACGGTCGAGTCCGAGCCGTTCGTGCAAGTCGAACTCGTCTGGGAGGGCCCAGAGGAGACGGAATACAGTATCGGTCGCACAACTGCTGGCCGCGACCTGCTCGACGCGGAGTACGACCACGATGCACGTGAGGTCGAACTTGTCTACACTGGCAGTCAGCCTGCAGATCCGTCGTTCCTCTCGGTCACCCACAGACAGGACGGTCCTACCGATGCAGACGCCAATCGCTTCGAGCAGGCGTACGAGACGTTGACCGATGGCGATAGCATCGTTCTCGAGGACGTCGCAATCGAGGACAGAATCACCGTCATGGTAGTTCAGGAGGGTGAAAACCACTCTTCTCGGCGCTCTCTCTTCCACTTCACACCGGAGCCGAACCGGTCGTTCCACTTCGATGACCGCGAAGATGGACTCGTTGCCGTCTACCGCGAGCAAACGGACCGAGACGCCGATTCCTTCGAACTTCTGGTCGATGGCGAACCAGCCGAGACCCAGCCCGCGGATCGCCACGAGACATTGACTGTTGGTGACGAACTCGAGCTCGGTTCGTTCGATGCCGGAACCGAGCTCACCGTCCAGTGGGTCGTGCCTGACGAACCGCGGTCGGTCCGGAGTCACGTCGTCGTCCCGACTGTCGAGTTCGACATCGAGTACGACGCAGACACCGACGAGGTAACCGTCGAACACGGTGGCGGTGATGCCATCGACGCTGACGATTTGGGCGTTATCGTCGAACCGACACGGCTCGATCCGGTCGGCTGGGACGAGTACGAAACCGTCTCCGAGGGCGATACGACGACGATTGACGCGATCGATGAGTCCAGTTCACACAGTGATCGCGACCCGACGGTGGTGGCGGTCATGTACAGAGAGAACACCCATCTCACGTCCGAACGAATCGAGACCTAA
- a CDS encoding DNA-methyltransferase, with the protein METTHRVFVGDSRDLAAVGDDTVELVVTSPPYPMIEMWDDLFTELDPAIGDALESGAGRRAFEAMHAQLDRVWDEVERVLVDGGIACINVGDATRSVDGSFRVFSNHARVLEAFESRGFDPLPDVLWRKPTNSAAKFMGSGTLPPNAYVTLEHEYVLLFRNGGESRSFEPGADRRYEAAYFWEERNNWFSDVWTDVKGELQHLEQPDNTERSGQDTDLRDRSAAYPFEIPYRLITMYSAYGDTVLDPFWGTGTTTLAAMCAGRHSIGQELETGFRDVFDERVERVPSLSRSVGQARLERHREFVEQRRAEGKEPSYDAVHYDTSVVTKMERELLFREVVETEPIDDGYRAIHEPLFDEGR; encoded by the coding sequence ATGGAGACGACCCACCGCGTCTTCGTCGGTGACTCTCGTGACCTCGCCGCAGTCGGCGATGACACCGTCGAACTCGTCGTCACGTCCCCGCCGTACCCCATGATCGAAATGTGGGACGACCTCTTCACCGAGCTCGACCCCGCCATCGGCGACGCACTCGAGTCCGGCGCGGGTCGTCGGGCGTTCGAGGCGATGCACGCCCAGCTCGATCGCGTCTGGGACGAGGTCGAGCGAGTGCTCGTCGACGGCGGCATCGCCTGTATCAACGTCGGCGACGCGACCCGATCGGTCGACGGGAGCTTTCGCGTCTTCTCGAATCACGCGCGGGTACTCGAGGCGTTCGAGTCGCGCGGCTTCGATCCGTTGCCGGACGTGCTCTGGCGAAAGCCGACGAACAGCGCCGCGAAGTTCATGGGCAGCGGGACGCTGCCACCGAACGCCTACGTGACGCTCGAACACGAGTACGTGCTGCTCTTTCGCAACGGCGGCGAGAGTCGCTCCTTCGAACCCGGCGCAGACCGTCGCTACGAGGCGGCGTACTTCTGGGAGGAACGAAACAACTGGTTTTCGGACGTCTGGACCGACGTGAAGGGTGAGTTACAGCACCTCGAACAGCCCGACAATACCGAGCGGAGCGGCCAGGACACCGATCTTCGAGACCGTTCCGCTGCCTACCCGTTCGAGATCCCCTACCGGCTCATCACGATGTACTCCGCGTATGGCGATACAGTGCTCGACCCCTTCTGGGGAACCGGGACGACGACGCTGGCCGCGATGTGTGCCGGGCGCCACTCGATCGGACAGGAACTCGAGACCGGGTTCCGTGACGTCTTCGACGAGCGAGTCGAGCGGGTGCCATCGCTTTCGCGCTCCGTTGGGCAAGCGCGTCTCGAGCGCCACCGCGAGTTCGTCGAGCAGCGCCGTGCGGAGGGCAAGGAGCCATCGTACGACGCAGTTCACTACGATACGTCCGTAGTGACCAAGATGGAACGGGAACTGCTCTTCCGTGAGGTCGTCGAGACGGAACCGATCGACGACGGCTACCGCGCCATACACGAACCCCTGTTCGACGAGGGCCGATAG
- the ggt gene encoding gamma-glutamyltransferase, whose translation MNDSIDLDRFDSKRSTAYAKRGMVATSQPLAAQAGVSILQDGGNAFDAAVATAAALNVVEPTSTGLGGDVFALYRTADGEVGAMRSCGGAPADTSIETVRESLRESDDPGQYYPESRGYAVDGETDEDELEMPFLGPHAVTVPGTARGWEATVEKLGQKTLGDVLEPAIHYATEGYPVSPIIASHWSGAEELFTDENAREAYLFDDESPEPGQVVTLPKLGESMQQIADEGADAFYEGEIADAIVEEIQDAGGVMSHDDLASFEPEFIDPVETTYNGATVYELPPNNQGLIALEALNIAEEIGAGEYDYDSPERIHAFAEAMKLAFVDGHHYITDPEYETVPPLASKSYARERANAIGDAPIQDPAVGVPNANAEDADTVLLTVADDEGNLVSYINSRFAGFGSGLVAGETGIALQNRGASFSLDPDHPNSLEAGKRPFHTLVPAIAKLDEDDWLAFGVMGGYMQPQGHLQVLSNLIDYDMSLQDALDAPRWRYREDGTLGVEERLPALAKLARKGHDVGVLPPVMFGGAQIVRQNGDALSGATEPRKDGAAIGY comes from the coding sequence GTGAACGACTCAATCGATCTCGATCGCTTCGATTCGAAACGGTCGACGGCGTACGCGAAACGAGGGATGGTTGCGACCAGTCAGCCGCTTGCAGCGCAAGCTGGCGTCTCTATACTACAGGATGGCGGGAACGCTTTCGACGCAGCCGTTGCGACGGCGGCCGCGCTCAACGTCGTCGAGCCGACATCGACGGGTCTGGGCGGCGACGTGTTTGCACTCTATCGCACCGCAGACGGCGAAGTTGGTGCAATGCGCTCCTGTGGTGGCGCACCGGCCGATACGTCGATTGAGACGGTTCGGGAGTCCCTCCGCGAGTCCGATGATCCGGGCCAGTACTACCCCGAATCGCGCGGCTACGCGGTCGACGGTGAGACCGACGAAGACGAACTCGAGATGCCCTTCCTCGGTCCTCACGCGGTCACGGTACCCGGCACGGCCCGCGGCTGGGAGGCGACCGTAGAGAAACTCGGCCAGAAGACGCTCGGCGACGTCCTCGAACCGGCGATTCATTACGCGACGGAAGGCTATCCGGTCTCGCCGATCATCGCCAGCCACTGGAGCGGTGCTGAGGAGCTATTCACGGACGAAAACGCCCGTGAGGCGTACCTCTTCGATGACGAGAGCCCAGAGCCGGGGCAGGTCGTTACCCTGCCGAAACTCGGCGAGTCGATGCAACAAATCGCCGACGAGGGGGCAGACGCCTTCTACGAGGGGGAGATCGCGGACGCCATCGTCGAGGAAATTCAGGACGCTGGCGGGGTTATGAGCCACGACGACCTCGCTTCCTTCGAGCCAGAGTTCATCGACCCCGTCGAGACGACGTACAACGGTGCGACGGTGTACGAACTCCCGCCGAACAATCAGGGACTCATCGCACTCGAGGCGCTCAATATCGCCGAGGAGATCGGCGCGGGTGAGTACGACTACGACTCGCCAGAGCGCATCCACGCCTTCGCAGAGGCGATGAAACTGGCGTTCGTCGACGGCCACCATTACATCACGGACCCCGAGTACGAGACGGTCCCGCCGCTCGCATCCAAGTCGTACGCGCGCGAGCGGGCGAACGCGATCGGCGACGCCCCGATTCAGGACCCTGCAGTCGGCGTTCCGAACGCGAACGCTGAGGATGCCGACACCGTACTGCTGACCGTTGCGGACGACGAGGGCAACCTTGTCTCCTACATCAACTCCAGATTCGCCGGCTTCGGCAGCGGTCTCGTCGCGGGCGAAACGGGTATCGCGCTCCAGAACCGCGGCGCGTCGTTCTCGCTCGATCCGGACCACCCGAACAGTCTGGAGGCCGGCAAACGGCCGTTCCACACGCTCGTTCCCGCCATCGCGAAACTCGACGAGGACGACTGGCTCGCCTTCGGCGTGATGGGCGGCTACATGCAGCCACAGGGCCACCTTCAGGTCCTCTCGAATCTGATCGACTACGACATGTCACTGCAGGACGCTCTCGACGCGCCGCGCTGGCGCTACCGCGAGGACGGTACTCTGGGCGTCGAGGAACGACTTCCAGCGCTGGCGAAACTCGCTCGAAAGGGCCACGACGTCGGCGTCCTGCCGCCGGTGATGTTCGGCGGTGCCCAGATCGTCCGTCAGAACGGCGACGCGCTTTCAGGGGCGACAGAGCCGCGCAAAGACGGCGCTGCAATCGGCTACTGA
- a CDS encoding GAF domain-containing protein: protein MNDWLETAIQAEPSVQSSSVPSTIRVLVTGSTSLRETVSETLAASDVASVISPAAETDVAVSADSSTEPPPHCLLTDDLDSLSDMGLLEAPEGTVDSAPSDPSEMSGPNEVSNTPERSETSETAETSETAETSETAETSETAEALEASEPPITPETPGPLEYPILYVSPDDSERTATDSEHISLSFDSETADATDSTTGSQTESAEPASSTTATAEPSVPSPPPLEIVPRAILQSRRQLEHRLQRTVQFAALTETVTAQREWYRSLLERSADLLFVLDETGEITYVSPSAADDSSADEPTGATADDLQTLCGTHFLDKVHPDDTDDVRDAIAAVRAAEIGSAEAVEYRCRTSADTETWGVYEATLTNRLDDDPIDGIVVSVRDVTEYHRVERELDESFRRVTDAFFALDADWRFTYVNEQAAATLDADKETLLGEPILDVFPEMVGTDFQRAALEAMEEQELRSLERYYGPYDRWIEARIYPSSTGVSVYFRDVTDRIERERKLEVRTERLQAIVNNAPIILFTLDPDGTVTLAEGQGLERLDTVPEEVVGRSVLDLFDDDPKVRADFHAALEGYPIHVQNEVDGQILDAWCRPITVDRGSGEAVSGPADDDQSEIERIIGTAVDVTERVQYQETLNGLHDATSHLLTVESKQAACEYIVDVAADVLDLNACVYRFDDQQNELVRAAYSTAFESLAGPPPRLQPGECLSWEAFVSETPSVFDDVSEVGGVYDSETDVRSTLFVPLGQHGVLVATAAEPNTYDDETVELAQLFARTAEAALDRIGRTRRLHERERELKQQNDRLERLNAANRVRQEIEQLLLMADSRSEIEQGICDRLAELDGCSMAWIGAPDPSGNELRMRAQAGRDYGYLDAITVTTVDNSAAEPSGRTARTRTPTAVDNIADAVHDGDWRAEALSQTFQSVYAVPLVYDDFLYGVLSLYADDRNAFDDRFREMLTELGETIAYSIDAVKRRRAATDDTRTEVELEIDRGSLFGALATHLDAAVELEGATAGTDETVVFVSVDTAAEDDATVSGTAADRFDTDELTSITGIVDSSVIARSEGKTLLQLRIVTPFIGSVVDAQGGTLRSVSAAAAEPTRARLGVSDAVEIRDIISGLNRNGIDATMIARRDQPAETPVALDAASRRVLLNQLTERQREVVQTAYHGGFFDWPRETTGEEIADSLDISSPAFHKHVRASEAKLFGTLFDDVFSTGDG, encoded by the coding sequence ATGAACGACTGGCTCGAGACTGCCATTCAGGCCGAGCCTTCCGTGCAGTCGTCCAGTGTCCCTTCCACAATTCGCGTCCTCGTTACCGGGTCGACCTCCCTGCGCGAGACTGTCTCGGAGACACTCGCAGCGAGCGACGTTGCCTCCGTAATCTCGCCCGCGGCCGAGACAGACGTGGCTGTCAGCGCTGACTCGAGTACCGAGCCACCACCACACTGCCTGCTCACCGACGACCTTGACTCACTTTCGGACATGGGTCTCCTCGAGGCACCCGAGGGAACTGTGGATTCTGCACCATCCGACCCATCCGAGATGTCCGGCCCAAACGAAGTATCCAACACGCCTGAAAGATCCGAAACATCCGAAACAGCTGAAACATCCGAAACAGCTGAAACATCTGAAACAGCTGAAACATCTGAAACAGCTGAAGCACTCGAGGCATCCGAACCCCCCATAACTCCTGAAACACCCGGCCCACTCGAGTACCCCATCCTCTACGTCTCTCCCGACGATTCCGAGCGAACGGCCACTGACTCGGAGCACATCTCACTGTCGTTTGACAGTGAGACAGCCGACGCGACGGATTCGACGACGGGATCACAGACCGAGTCCGCAGAGCCGGCATCGTCAACCACGGCGACGGCCGAGCCTTCTGTCCCCTCACCACCTCCACTCGAGATCGTTCCACGAGCCATACTGCAGTCCCGTCGCCAACTCGAACACCGGTTACAGCGGACGGTCCAGTTCGCCGCGCTGACCGAGACAGTCACGGCCCAGCGCGAGTGGTATCGCTCGTTACTCGAACGCTCTGCTGACCTGTTGTTCGTCCTCGACGAGACGGGCGAAATCACGTACGTCAGTCCGTCGGCGGCAGACGACTCGAGTGCAGACGAGCCGACCGGTGCGACCGCGGACGACTTGCAGACACTGTGTGGGACCCACTTCCTCGACAAGGTCCACCCCGACGATACCGACGACGTCCGTGACGCGATCGCAGCCGTCAGAGCGGCCGAAATCGGATCGGCGGAGGCGGTCGAGTACCGGTGTCGAACCAGCGCGGATACAGAAACCTGGGGGGTCTACGAGGCGACGCTAACGAACCGACTCGACGACGACCCGATCGACGGTATCGTCGTCTCAGTCCGAGACGTCACCGAGTATCACCGCGTCGAACGGGAACTGGACGAGTCGTTCCGTCGCGTGACGGATGCGTTCTTCGCCCTCGATGCCGACTGGCGGTTTACCTACGTCAACGAACAGGCTGCAGCGACGCTCGATGCCGACAAGGAAACACTGCTCGGCGAACCGATCCTGGACGTCTTTCCGGAGATGGTCGGCACTGACTTCCAGCGAGCTGCACTCGAGGCGATGGAGGAGCAGGAACTGCGGTCGCTCGAACGCTACTACGGTCCCTACGACCGCTGGATCGAGGCCCGAATCTATCCGTCATCGACCGGCGTCTCCGTCTACTTCCGCGACGTGACCGATCGTATCGAGCGCGAACGCAAACTCGAGGTCCGCACTGAACGTCTGCAGGCAATCGTCAACAACGCGCCGATCATCCTCTTTACGCTCGACCCCGACGGGACAGTGACGCTGGCCGAAGGGCAGGGACTCGAGCGGCTCGATACGGTCCCGGAGGAAGTCGTCGGACGGTCCGTCCTCGATCTCTTCGACGACGACCCGAAGGTCCGCGCCGATTTCCACGCCGCACTCGAGGGCTACCCGATTCACGTCCAGAACGAAGTCGACGGGCAGATACTCGACGCCTGGTGTCGGCCGATTACAGTCGACAGGGGCAGCGGGGAGGCCGTCTCCGGCCCAGCCGACGATGACCAATCCGAGATCGAACGGATCATCGGCACCGCTGTCGACGTCACCGAGCGCGTCCAGTATCAGGAGACACTCAATGGCCTTCACGACGCCACGAGCCACCTGCTCACCGTCGAATCGAAGCAGGCCGCCTGTGAGTACATTGTCGACGTTGCCGCTGACGTACTCGACCTCAATGCCTGCGTCTACCGGTTTGACGATCAGCAAAACGAACTCGTCCGGGCCGCCTACTCGACCGCGTTCGAATCCCTTGCTGGCCCGCCACCACGGCTCCAGCCGGGTGAATGTCTCTCCTGGGAGGCGTTCGTTTCGGAGACGCCGTCCGTCTTCGACGATGTGTCGGAGGTTGGCGGTGTGTACGATTCTGAGACTGACGTCAGAAGTACACTCTTCGTCCCGCTTGGCCAACACGGCGTGCTCGTCGCCACTGCAGCCGAGCCGAACACGTACGACGACGAGACGGTCGAACTGGCCCAGCTATTCGCCCGTACCGCGGAGGCGGCACTCGACCGTATCGGCCGAACGCGACGGCTACACGAGCGCGAGCGCGAGCTGAAACAACAGAACGACCGTCTAGAGCGCCTCAATGCGGCAAACCGTGTCCGCCAGGAAATCGAACAACTGCTGTTGATGGCCGATTCGCGATCCGAAATCGAGCAGGGAATTTGCGACCGGCTCGCTGAACTCGACGGCTGCTCGATGGCCTGGATCGGTGCGCCGGATCCGAGCGGGAACGAACTCCGCATGCGAGCCCAGGCTGGACGCGACTACGGGTATCTCGACGCCATCACCGTGACGACAGTCGACAACTCGGCCGCCGAGCCGTCGGGCCGAACCGCACGCACGCGGACACCCACCGCTGTCGACAATATCGCAGACGCCGTCCACGATGGCGACTGGCGCGCCGAAGCTCTCTCGCAGACGTTCCAGTCGGTGTACGCGGTTCCACTCGTCTACGACGATTTCCTCTACGGCGTGCTCTCGCTCTACGCCGACGACCGGAACGCCTTCGACGATCGATTCCGCGAGATGCTCACCGAACTCGGTGAGACGATCGCCTACTCGATCGACGCCGTCAAACGCAGACGCGCCGCTACCGACGACACCCGTACCGAAGTCGAACTCGAGATCGACCGTGGCTCGCTTTTCGGTGCCCTCGCGACTCACCTCGACGCGGCGGTCGAACTCGAGGGCGCGACGGCTGGAACGGACGAGACGGTCGTCTTCGTGTCCGTGGATACCGCAGCTGAGGACGACGCTACTGTATCGGGAACGGCGGCTGATCGCTTCGATACAGACGAGTTGACGTCCATCACGGGTATCGTCGATAGCTCCGTCATCGCCCGTTCAGAAGGGAAGACGCTTCTCCAGCTCCGGATTGTCACTCCCTTTATCGGCTCGGTCGTCGATGCACAGGGTGGCACGCTTCGATCGGTCTCTGCTGCGGCGGCCGAGCCAACGCGGGCCCGACTCGGCGTCTCCGACGCTGTCGAGATTCGCGACATTATCTCGGGACTCAACCGAAACGGGATCGACGCCACGATGATCGCCCGACGCGACCAGCCTGCAGAGACGCCGGTGGCACTCGATGCGGCCAGTCGACGTGTGCTGTTGAACCAGCTGACCGAGCGCCAGCGCGAGGTCGTCCAGACGGCCTACCACGGTGGGTTCTTCGATTGGCCGCGTGAAACGACCGGTGAAGAGATCGCAGACTCACTCGACATTTCCTCACCGGCGTTTCATAAACACGTTCGCGCGTCGGAGGCCAAACTCTTCGGGACACTGTTCGATGACGTGTTTTCGACAGGGGATGGTTAA
- a CDS encoding HalOD1 output domain-containing protein: MTEIEMTSQSPVATGEYTVQYDRLDDEPLSVAIATAVATVCNADATELEPLHYAINADALERLFEPRANGLRNEGSVTFEYNDCLVTVTADGTIRVES, from the coding sequence ATGACTGAGATTGAGATGACTTCACAATCACCAGTAGCGACAGGGGAGTATACCGTACAGTACGACCGACTTGACGACGAGCCACTGAGCGTCGCGATCGCGACCGCTGTTGCCACTGTTTGCAACGCAGACGCGACCGAGCTCGAACCACTTCACTACGCCATCAACGCCGATGCACTCGAGCGACTGTTCGAGCCGCGTGCGAACGGGCTCAGAAACGAGGGGTCTGTCACGTTCGAATACAACGACTGTCTGGTCACTGTGACCGCAGATGGGACGATCCGAGTCGAATCGTAA
- a CDS encoding HalOD1 output domain-containing protein, with translation MGTGIDPSQNVIQQIAAIEGLEPTELEPPLYEVIDPSALDVLVRSTTRATAIGARPDAEAGTGTGTGTGTGMTTETGTDTETGTGTAYTPTEGLSQIVFVYRGHRVRVDGTGAVEITPRQYPESGSNPTEDADAQSD, from the coding sequence ATGGGGACGGGGATTGACCCGAGTCAAAACGTTATCCAGCAGATTGCAGCGATCGAAGGACTCGAGCCGACAGAGCTCGAGCCACCGCTGTACGAAGTGATAGACCCGAGTGCACTCGATGTGTTGGTCCGATCGACAACGCGGGCCACGGCCATCGGTGCACGGCCTGACGCAGAGGCCGGAACGGGAACGGGAACAGGAACAGGAACTGGGATGACCACTGAAACAGGTACCGACACAGAAACAGGGACTGGGACAGCATATACGCCCACCGAGGGACTCTCGCAGATTGTGTTTGTCTATCGTGGACATCGAGTTCGCGTCGACGGAACTGGTGCCGTCGAGATTACGCCACGGCAATATCCAGAATCGGGATCAAATCCGACGGAGGATGCCGACGCCCAGAGCGATTGA